Proteins from a single region of Bdellovibrio bacteriovorus HD100:
- the ppdK gene encoding pyruvate, phosphate dikinase, giving the protein MHQNVNSDKQASKTAVPQKFVYFFAAGDSEGNAGMKNILGGKGANLAEMTSLGIPVPPGFTISTEICAHFYEAGGKLPDWVRPAVQESMNKVESKIGKKFGDVNNPLLVSVRSGARASMPGMMDTILNLGLNDQTVEGLAKSSNNPRFAWDSYRRFIQMYSDVVMGMNSSLLEVTLEDMKEEKHYKLDTEMTVDDLKLLVKKFKDLVHQMTGQSFPADPWEQLWGAISAVFHSWNTPRAITYRELHSIPAAWGTAVNVQSMVFGNMGDDSATGVAFTRNPSTGEKAFYGEFLINAQGEDVVAGIRTPQPITKIAAAAAGVMSLEEALPQAYGQLVEIYKKLEGHYRDMQDIEFTIERGVLWMLQTRNGKRTAAAALKIACDMIDEKLITQDEAILRLDPSSLDQLLHPTLDPKAAKTTLAKGLPASPGGVNGQIVFTSEEAVEWREQGKKVILVRIETSPEDIAGMVAAQGILTTRGGMTSHAAVVARGMGKCCVAGCGDIEVDYRNETMKVKGYVLKKGDVITLDGSTGEVYLGEVKTIEPKLDGNFERIMKIADGIRRLKVRTNADTPKDAQTARNFGAEGIGLCRTEHMFFGADRIDAVREMIIADNKMDREKALAKLLPMQREDFYQLFKIMDGLPVTIRLLDPPLHEFVPHTDEETKELAKRLNTDYERLRSKVKSLHEFNPMLGHRGCRLAITYPEIYQMQVRAIAEAAAQLMAEGKTLAPEIMIPLVATDKELDTLRGQAVAEVNKVQSEKNVKFEYTVGTMIELPRAAITADAIAEHADFFSFGTNDLTQTTLGLSRDDSGRFLGTYVSHGILPKDPFMSIDQVGVGSLVKMGVDLGRRTKPDLKVGVCGEHGGDPESIEFFHKVGLDYVSCSPFRVPIARLAAARAALIGKKIH; this is encoded by the coding sequence ATGCACCAGAATGTAAACTCTGACAAACAAGCATCCAAAACAGCCGTTCCACAGAAGTTCGTCTACTTCTTTGCTGCCGGGGATTCCGAAGGCAATGCAGGCATGAAGAACATCCTGGGTGGTAAAGGCGCCAACCTGGCCGAGATGACCTCTTTGGGCATTCCGGTTCCTCCGGGCTTCACGATCTCCACTGAGATCTGCGCTCACTTCTATGAAGCCGGTGGCAAGCTGCCTGACTGGGTTCGCCCGGCGGTGCAGGAGTCCATGAACAAAGTGGAATCCAAGATTGGCAAAAAATTCGGCGATGTGAACAACCCACTTTTGGTTTCTGTTCGTTCCGGGGCTCGCGCTTCCATGCCAGGCATGATGGATACGATCCTGAATCTGGGCTTGAATGATCAGACTGTGGAAGGCTTGGCGAAGTCCTCTAACAATCCGCGCTTTGCGTGGGACTCTTACCGTCGTTTCATTCAGATGTATTCTGATGTGGTGATGGGGATGAACTCTTCACTTCTGGAAGTGACTCTGGAAGACATGAAAGAGGAAAAACACTACAAACTTGACACCGAAATGACGGTCGATGACCTGAAGCTTCTGGTGAAAAAATTCAAAGACCTGGTTCATCAGATGACCGGTCAGTCCTTCCCGGCAGATCCTTGGGAGCAGCTGTGGGGCGCGATTTCCGCGGTCTTCCATTCCTGGAACACGCCGCGTGCGATCACTTACCGTGAATTGCATTCGATCCCGGCAGCCTGGGGTACAGCGGTGAACGTTCAGTCCATGGTCTTTGGGAACATGGGGGATGACTCTGCAACGGGTGTGGCGTTCACGCGCAATCCATCCACAGGTGAAAAAGCCTTCTACGGCGAATTCCTGATCAATGCTCAGGGCGAGGACGTGGTGGCGGGCATCCGCACCCCGCAACCGATCACCAAGATTGCCGCAGCCGCGGCGGGTGTCATGTCTTTGGAAGAAGCTCTTCCTCAGGCCTACGGTCAGTTGGTTGAAATCTATAAAAAGCTGGAAGGTCACTACCGCGACATGCAGGACATCGAGTTCACGATCGAACGCGGTGTTTTGTGGATGCTGCAAACCCGTAACGGCAAAAGAACCGCAGCGGCGGCTTTGAAAATCGCCTGTGACATGATCGATGAAAAGTTGATCACGCAGGACGAAGCGATTCTGCGTCTGGATCCTTCCTCATTGGATCAGCTTCTGCATCCGACTTTGGATCCAAAAGCGGCAAAGACCACTTTGGCCAAAGGTTTGCCTGCGTCTCCGGGCGGGGTGAACGGCCAGATCGTCTTCACTTCTGAAGAAGCGGTCGAGTGGAGAGAGCAAGGCAAGAAAGTCATCCTGGTGCGCATTGAAACCTCTCCGGAAGACATTGCCGGCATGGTGGCAGCACAAGGTATCCTGACAACTCGTGGTGGTATGACATCACACGCGGCCGTTGTGGCGCGTGGTATGGGTAAATGCTGTGTGGCGGGTTGTGGTGACATCGAAGTCGACTACCGCAATGAAACCATGAAAGTGAAAGGGTACGTTCTGAAAAAGGGCGACGTGATCACTTTGGACGGCTCCACGGGTGAAGTTTATCTGGGCGAAGTTAAAACCATCGAACCGAAACTGGATGGCAACTTCGAGCGCATCATGAAAATCGCTGATGGCATTCGCAGACTGAAAGTTCGCACCAATGCCGACACGCCAAAAGACGCGCAAACGGCGCGCAACTTCGGTGCAGAAGGCATCGGCCTTTGCCGTACTGAGCACATGTTCTTCGGCGCAGACCGCATCGATGCGGTTCGTGAGATGATCATTGCTGACAACAAAATGGACCGTGAAAAAGCATTGGCGAAACTTTTGCCAATGCAGCGTGAAGACTTCTATCAGCTGTTCAAAATCATGGACGGCCTGCCAGTGACGATCCGTTTGTTGGATCCACCTCTGCATGAATTCGTTCCGCACACGGATGAAGAAACCAAGGAATTGGCAAAACGTCTGAACACGGACTATGAGCGCCTGCGCTCTAAAGTAAAATCCCTGCATGAATTCAATCCGATGCTGGGTCACCGTGGCTGTCGTCTGGCGATCACTTATCCTGAAATTTACCAGATGCAGGTTCGTGCAATCGCGGAAGCTGCGGCTCAGTTGATGGCTGAAGGCAAAACCTTGGCGCCGGAAATCATGATTCCGCTGGTGGCGACAGACAAGGAACTGGACACTTTGCGCGGTCAGGCCGTGGCGGAAGTGAACAAGGTTCAATCTGAAAAGAACGTGAAGTTTGAATACACAGTGGGCACGATGATTGAGCTTCCAAGAGCTGCGATCACGGCGGACGCCATTGCAGAACACGCGGACTTCTTCAGTTTCGGTACGAACGATTTGACTCAGACGACTTTGGGCTTGTCCCGTGATGACTCCGGTCGCTTCCTGGGCACTTACGTGTCTCATGGAATTCTGCCGAAAGATCCGTTCATGTCCATCGATCAGGTGGGTGTGGGTTCTTTGGTGAAAATGGGTGTGGACCTGGGCCGTCGCACGAAGCCTGACCTGAAAGTCGGCGTGTGCGGTGAGCACGGTGGGGACCCTGAATCCATCGAGTTCTTCCACAAGGTGGGGCTGGATTACGTGTCCTGCTCTCCGTTCCGTGTGCCTATCGCCAGACTGGCGGCAGCCCGCGCAGCCCTGATCGGTAAGAAAATCCACTAA
- a CDS encoding MlaD family protein gives MEKDLKQRAKKIGSHWYVWLFPAFAVAISAWLLVQYLTSLGPEIIISFDEGSSIEAEKTRLSYRGVTVGKVTEVALSEDQKKVLVHARLDKSAKSFAQEGAKFWIVTPKVSIQGITGLETLIGGPYIAAQPGEGSETKEFEGKQESATQDPLEDTVTYRLETNNAESINPGDNVSFRGMNVGTVTKVSLSKTAQSLYVQINLQSKYARLVRTNTQFWRKVGVQAKLGLFKSELKINSLETLLHGGIEFFTPDPPGDIAKFNARFPLQGSAPKDWQKWNPSLER, from the coding sequence ATGGAAAAAGATCTGAAACAGAGGGCTAAAAAGATCGGTTCTCACTGGTATGTCTGGTTGTTCCCGGCTTTTGCCGTGGCGATTTCCGCCTGGCTGCTGGTACAGTATCTGACGTCGCTGGGGCCAGAGATCATCATTTCCTTTGATGAAGGCAGCAGCATCGAAGCGGAAAAAACGCGTCTGAGCTATCGCGGTGTGACCGTCGGCAAAGTCACAGAAGTGGCCCTGTCTGAAGACCAAAAGAAGGTTCTGGTGCACGCCCGCCTGGATAAAAGCGCAAAAAGCTTCGCCCAGGAAGGTGCCAAGTTCTGGATCGTCACCCCCAAAGTCAGCATCCAGGGCATCACCGGCCTTGAAACTTTAATCGGAGGCCCTTACATAGCGGCCCAACCAGGAGAAGGCTCCGAGACGAAAGAGTTCGAAGGCAAACAGGAAAGCGCCACGCAGGATCCTTTGGAAGACACGGTCACTTACCGGCTTGAGACCAACAACGCCGAGTCCATCAACCCCGGAGACAACGTCAGCTTTCGTGGCATGAATGTCGGCACCGTCACGAAGGTGTCCTTAAGCAAGACCGCCCAATCCCTGTATGTGCAGATCAATCTGCAAAGCAAGTACGCCCGCCTGGTGCGCACCAACACCCAGTTCTGGCGCAAGGTCGGCGTGCAGGCCAAACTGGGTCTGTTCAAATCAGAACTAAAAATCAATTCACTGGAAACTCTGCTTCACGGCGGGATTGAGTTCTTCACACCCGACCCGCCTGGCGACATCGCCAAATTCAATGCGCGGTTCCCTTTGCAGGGCTCAGCCCCGAAAGACTGGCAGAAGTGGAATCCTTCATTAGAAAGGTAG
- a CDS encoding paraquat-inducible protein A, with translation MNTQAQPLTLAFSITALVLYIPANLFPFMSIELYGRRNTATIWDGIVSLAKAGSWPIAIIVFLASILIPLLKLIILFYLSLDSSDRQPRLKDNLYRIVEAIGRWSMLDIFLLSIMIAILKLGKWATVEPKPGALLFALVVIFTMLASAYFDRSAFNEKDRDGKRSETEG, from the coding sequence ATGAATACACAAGCTCAGCCTCTGACCCTGGCGTTTTCTATTACCGCACTGGTGCTTTACATACCGGCGAACCTGTTCCCATTTATGAGCATCGAACTTTATGGACGCAGAAACACAGCGACCATCTGGGATGGAATTGTCTCGCTGGCGAAAGCGGGTTCATGGCCCATCGCCATTATCGTGTTCCTGGCCAGTATTCTGATCCCGCTGCTGAAACTCATTATTCTTTTCTATCTGTCACTGGATTCCTCGGACCGTCAGCCCCGGCTGAAAGACAATCTGTACCGAATCGTGGAGGCTATTGGCCGCTGGTCCATGCTGGACATCTTCCTGCTGTCGATCATGATCGCAATTCTAAAACTTGGAAAATGGGCCACGGTGGAACCCAAACCCGGAGCGCTGTTATTTGCTCTGGTGGTGATATTTACAATGCTGGCTTCGGCTTACTTCGACCGCAGTGCTTTTAACGAAAAGGACCGTGATGGAAAAAGATCTGAAACAGAGGGCTAA